Below is a genomic region from Macaca fascicularis isolate 582-1 chromosome 18, T2T-MFA8v1.1.
GatccatttattattaaatttattctagGGAGAATATATGAAAACACATTTCATACAAGTTCCTGTTATAGGATACTCACAAAAATACTATCATAAATTGTTGCTATTACTACTCAAAAATGAGTCATTCATATCCATTATATTTTAGAGGTCTAAGGCTATCTCATTAGGTCCTTAGGACATTTTGAATGGAAAAAGCacaagtttaaaagaaaacaatgttttttaGTGTAATTAAACAGTGTGCTCCAAGAAGCTTAAATATGCCTAGTAGTGCTACTCTTAAAACTACTTATTTCTACCCTGTAACTTTGATTTGAGTCAGAGGAATGGCTAAGATGGATTCACATCCATATTAGTAAAGAATACTTACTTCTGAAGCGACCTGGTAATAGGAATCATACTTTCCTTCAACTGTAATTTAGAGAAATCATCTTCTGAAACCTATTATTAAAAAcaccaaatattaaaaaatattaaaaatattatataactataaaaTTAAATGGTATTTACAATgtgattaaaacattaaaaaatattttctacatttccaaagaattctaataattttcaaaagaacattaaatatttttatttttcatttattgtaaAAACATTCCAACTAACAACCATTTTTCAACTGTCCTAAAGTATACTTCTACACATGTGTCCATTAAAAATCAAGTCTTGGCTTAAAATTATGACTTTACTGAACAGGTTTGTATCTCAATGATGTTTAAAACAAGAGGGGAAAGAAGGATAGATTACATATTAACGTTATGATTATTAGAATGTAAGGacagaaattaagaaatacaaCTCAAATGAGCAGACTATGAAGGTTCTCAAAAGCTGATCCACTCATTTGTAATGAAAACTGAATTTCATATATCTACtgaataacaataaaacaatgacaataaaaacagccatcatttattgagtatttaccatGTACCAAGCACTATACTAAGTACTTTATATAGTTTGTCtcaacaaactatatatatacacatatatctatctatatttttatatatatatatatatatatatatatcttctcaACATCCTCActgtacagaaaaagaaattgatcAATAAAATAAGCCCAGCATAGAAAGACACTAAATAATAATCTCACTTCTAGGTAGAATCTGGGTGTGGGGACAGGGGAGTTGCAGAGATGTTTGTCAAAGGATACAACATTTCAGTTAGGTGAGAAGaataaggtcaagagatctattctacaacatggtgactaaaattaaaaacaacatatcgTATACTTGAAAATTACTAATGGAGTAGATTTTACAtgttctccacaaaaagtacGTGAGGTAATTAGCTCCCCTAGCCATTCCATGatgtttcaaaacatcatgttgtacatccaaaatatatatatattgtcaattaaaaatcagtaattttttaaataggaaactGAAACTaaagaggttaaatgatttgCACAAATATTGCACTTgctagtaagtgacagaattATAATTCACTGTCACATTTGGGAAAACAAACTCTATGTTCTTAAACACTATACCTTTGTGGGAAAAAATTCATCATGTAGAATGCCAGTCCAAAACAGAAACAGATTTTCAAATTCCCGGGAAATAcacaaattgaaaaaataaaatggctttaaaataaaacttgatatGACTGTATTCATAACAGCCAATAAACACACAgcaacaaaattaaatttcaaatgacAAAGGTGTGTGGAGGAATCTAATGTTGAAAAAGTTTTCCAGGTCTCCCCGAATATAACTACCAGAAGATGGGCCATATAGATTAATTTTGTAGAGCATTACAAAACAACTCTTAAAACCCTTTGATACTATAGTTGTAACATCATCATAACTAAATAAGATGTTGGATTTATAACCATAAGTTAAACAGAACAATCTGTTTAGAGATAAACACCTACAGAAATCAAACAGAATTAAATGTTGAGTACATTACTTCCTAACAAAAAAGAATACTACTGCCACTTACAACATGTGTATATGGCATGCTTACTAACATGAAACTATAAGTAGGTCtattaaaaaatgtagaaaaaatctTTATACAAATTCACAAATCTCAATTCATAAATCATGTTTGTGCTTACTTGTTTAATCTCTTCTTTTGGCTCTGTGGCCTTATTTTGATTAAAACGTTCTTGTACTGCTTGAAGGTTAAATAACATTTGTTTCAGGGCTTCAACAGGACCATGATGTTTGCCTCCAGAAAGAGTACAGCTCTAAGGTTAAAACAGTTGATAGTATAAGGTTAACCATCCAAACTCAGGGAaagaagagttttattttgtattaatttccCCTAATAGAAAACCAATGTAAAAATCCAAAGAATatatgtcaatattttaaaaaatcaaaattgtaaCTCACCACTTCCCTATTCCGAAGCCCCAGGTAAAGTTACTTAGAGACAATCATGATTAACAGTTTGGCATATCCTTTCTAGtcactgcttttttaaaataaataatgcatgttTATATTTATGACAAATTAATTTAGCACATTCaaaatcacaaattttaaatgaaatgaaaggtcTTCAGAGGACAGGTAAGCCAACATGTTCTTTTCAGCTGATCAAGGACCACAATTTCAAATACAGTATTCTCTGCAcactttaaaacatgtttttataacAGAATGCTAGCTTTTCACCTCTTCATGGGCCATACATTCCTTCTACCTAAATAACACTCACAGCTTGATTACCACTGACCTTATTTGTGTTCAAAGAATGCAGCAGTGCTTCAGACACATAAGACGGTCAGGATTCTTTTAAGATAATTGGTgagggatattttaaaatttctttttaaaagtcttatcaGTCTATTAGTTTACATCTTTCAAATGAGTTTCTGTGTCCTAATAGCTATTTACCACGTAGCAAATAGGACTCTACAGATGTctgtaatttaatatattttagcatAGACTGTGCACCATAAGTACTATTTAAACTTCAATTCTATAGAAAGTTGTTGATTAGCATAAGATACTCAAAGTAAGCAGTATGgctaaaaagattttaaagacaTTTCCACAGTTACAGAACAGGATATAAGAAACAGGGAGTGAAAAGGTAAAATGCCATagccattgtagaaaacagtacaggaattccacaagaaattaaacatagaattactgaATGATCTTGCAATTTccctcctaggtatatatccaaaagaagtgaaagcagggaTTTGGGtagatatttgtatacccatgttcacagcaaaattattcacaatagccaaaagatggaggCAACCCAAGAGTCCAACAACgggtaaatgaataaacaaaatgtggcacatacatacaatggaaaattgttcaatctaaaaaagaaaggaaattttgacAAATGCTACAACATACATGATccttaaagacattatgctaatcaaaataagccagtcacaacaAGATACATATATAATGATTATTCTTATACAAGGTTCCTACAGTACCAAGTCCATAGGGACAGAAAGTAAAAAGCTacttaccaggggctggggagagggggaaaTAGGGAGTTAGAGTTTAAtgagtacaaagtttcagtttgagAAGATAAAGTTCTGGTGATGGACAATGGTGATAGCTACACACAATGTGAaggtacttaatgccacagaactgtacacttaaaaatgattaaaatggtaaattctatgttatgtatattttaccacaacaatataaaaacattaaaaaaaaaaaaaaaagagtaaaaggatcCAGTTAGGATATACTCCTACACCCTGGGAGACAGCATCTGAGGCATAATCTCCAAATGTTCTGCATCCAGCCACTATCTTATTTTAGAACTTCGGCTGCCTTATGCCAACCATAATAGTTACAAAAGGCTGCCTCTGGAATTTATGCCTGAGCTGAGTGATTTTCATGCAAAGTAGTGGTCACAgtatcaaaagaagacagaaaactagaaaacatacgAACTGTTTGTGCCACTGttaatgaatgttttaaaaatattgtatggaTAATACAATTTGTTCTGAGACTTGTCATTGACACCTGCTAGTAAATGTCTCTGGGTACATCTCTGTATATCTCTGACTCTTAGAACCATAGTGACATTTCATACattcaaaaaacaaattatttaaaccaAACAGAACAAGAGGAGAACCCAATATACAGTCATCGCTGGCTCCTTGGGAGACTGTTTGCAGGACCTTGTGTGAATATAAAAGTTCAaggaaggccgggtgcggtggctcacgcctgtaatcccagcactttgggaggccaaggtgggcggatcacgaggtcaggagatcgagaccatcctggctaacatggtgaaaccccatctctactgaaaatacaaaaaaaattagccaggcgtggtggtggacgcccatagtctcagctactcagggggctgaggcaggagaatggccagaacccgggaggtggagcttgcagtgagccgaaatcgtgccactgcactccagcctgggcagcagggtgagactccgtctcaaaaaaaaaaaaaaaaaaaaagttcaaggaaGTTCAAGTCCCTGAttataaaatggcacagtatttgtatataacctatgcatatcttCCTGtaaactttaaatcatctctagattacttttaataaataatacacaACGTCAACAGTACATAAATACTTGTATACtgtgttttaaattatgttttactgTTGTAttgttatgtttattattattctccAAATTTTCAatttgcagttggttgaatctacGGATGTGGAACCCACACATACAGAGGACCAACTGTATACAAAGACAAATGAACCAACTAACAGTATTATAAATAAACAGCACAACCACACCAAAGGGAGttgggaagaaaataattaacctaagtaactctggaaaacagtatttTGTTATGATGTTATAAGGCTAAAGATCAAAAAAGCAatatttagctgggtgtggtggctcacgcatgtaatcccaacactttgggaggttgaggcaggtggatcacttgaggtcaggagttcaagaccagcctggccaatatggtgaaaccctgcctctactaaaaatataaaaattaggcgggtatggtgggtgcctgtaattccagctactcgggaggctaaggcaggagaattgtttgaacctgggagcaaaggctgcagtgagcagagattgtgccactgtgctctagcctggggagacagagtgagactctgtctcaaaaaaaaaaaaaaaaaaaaaaagcaatagacaAATAATGTAATCTAGTTAGTAAATTCGTTAATTAGAGGAATATGGGTTAGCAGTTCTAAAACTACTTTGCATGTATAATAAGACTGAACAAACAAACTTACTGTAGATAATGAAAGGATTCTCATAGGAGGAGAAAGTTACAAATAGGGAATGGGAAAAGCTAAAACAAACCATGGTATTAGACTGGAATCAGAGGTATCAATATGAACTCatgattttatacatatatgtgtttatttataggtacacacacatatacacatatatgtacacagatCAACAgataaaaaaatgtacatatgtgAGTATGTGTGGGTTGGTAAACTTGTTTCCTAGATCTTCCTGCTGACATAGTTTATAATGAACAACACCTTAGTAGCACTCAGCACAACTAATGCCTAGATCCTAGTTTCTAAATGCCGTTTTCCAACACAAAGAACCATGGGTCCTCAAAGAACTGCTCAAAAAAGAATGGAGACATGTAaaaaggacacaggagccaacATGAAGGAACTCCTAATGGCCTAACCTGAAACAATTGCAACAGCAGCATAACTAATTATACTGTACTCTaaaccaagaataaaataaattagtgaatctgtataatataatttactaaacaaatataaaggaaaagataGTTTTTCATTATACAAGGTTTTCAGTTAATATAGAAACAAGACAGGATTCACAAATGGATACTAAAATTAGTAGACGAAAGTTTGAGGAGAAACAGGATATCTGCAAAGTCTCAAAGTTCTTTCTAAGATATTTAATAATTACAAGTAGAATCAGTATCTTTACTAAGGATAAAGATCACCTTTAACTAAGTGTTCAAAGTTAATACAACCAGTTTTTACATATTCTATCTTTATTACATATTACTATTATTGCATTAATTTATCAATATAttaatgatataaatatataatgagcATGATGCAGTGAGAACAGCACATCACTTCTTCAgcattcttgccaaaaatgcataacctcattctaatcatgagaaaacttCAGACAAATCCAAACAGAAAACCTCTACAAAACAAGTGACTGATCCTACAGACCTGCAGATGATCTGGcaaacaaagaattcaaaatagctgttcaaagaaaacacagcaaacatcaacaaaacacacagaaaataattcagaaagatGCACAGAtaccaacaaacaaacacaagaaacatgaaaaaccaagaaaatatgacaccaccaaaggaatATAATAACTCTAGTAACAGACTCCAATGAAAAGGAAATCAGCAGATTGGtgggaaaagaattcaaaatcttttttttttttttaaatcaatgataCAAAAAAACCACAGAGAGATAATTTGACCAAATCAGGAAAACGATTCACAATATGAGCAACAAAGTCAACaaacagaaatcataaaaaagaaccaaacagaaaataTGCAgtgaagaattcaatgaatgaaattttaaaatacaatagagAGCTTAATAGACTtgataaaatagacaaagaatCTCTGAACTTGAGGATAAGTCACTTGAAATTACCCcatcagagaaggaaaaagagtaaagaaagccTACAAGACTTGAAGGGTActataaaatgaacaaatgtcTTACCATGGGAATTCCACAAGGAGAAGAGAAGTCAAAAGGCACAtaaaacctatttaatgaaatCATAGCTGAAAATTTCCCACATCTGGGAAGAGATATGGACATTCAAATCCAGTAAGCTCAATGGCCCCCAGTAGATTTAAGCTAAAAACAGCCTCCCAGAGGCACATTATGGTTACACCGCAAAGgcaattctaaaaacagcaagagaaaaccaTCAAGTCACATGTAAGGGAGTTCCCATTAGACCGACAGTGGATATCTCTGCAGAAACCTTAAAGGCCAGGAGAGGATGGGATGATATATTAAAAGGGTCGAAAAAAATATCACAAGCCAAGATACTATGTCCAGCCAAGCtttccttcagaaatgaaagagaaataaactctTTCTTATGTAACCAAAACCAACAGAATTCACCActactagacctgccttacaagaaatgctcagGGGAATTCTACATCTGGAAGCAAAAAGAtaatcactatcatgaaaacacatggaaataTAAAACTTACTAGCAGagggaaaagaataaaacactactacagaaaaccaccaaaccataATGATAAtatgaggggaaaaaaggaagaaagaacatatAAAATGACCAGAGTACAGTaaacaaaatgacaggaatatGTCCTCActtatcaatattaaccttgaatgtgaACAAATTGAATTCCCCAGTTAAAATTTGAAATGGACTTCCTGAGTAGATAAAAATAACATTGTCCAACtatatgttgcctacaagaaactccaTTCACCtttaaagatacacatagacttaaagtgaaagaatggagaaagatattccacacaaGTGGTAACCAAAAGCAAGTAGGAGTAGCTTTACTTATATAAGACAAATCAGACTAAGTCAACAATtgtagaaagagacaaagaaggtcattattaTGGTTTAAGATTTCCCATTACAACTTACTTTTAAGAAATAATCACTTgtggaatataaattagtattatccattactgcagcattattcacaatagtcaagatacagaCTCAActtaagtatccatcaacagatagaagggtaaagaaaatgtgacatatatatacaACAGAATATTGTTCAGCTGGGCCAGGCGCAGCAGCTGAAGCCTGTAaacccggcactttgggaggccaaggcgggcggatcacaaggtcaggagatcaagaccatcctggctgacacggtgaaaccctgtctctactaaaaatacaaaaaaaaaaaaaaaaattcagccaggtgtggtggtgggcgcctgtagtcccagctactcaggaggctgaagcaggagaatggcattaacccgggaggcggggcttgcagtgagccgagatcgcaccactcttctccaccctgggtgacagagcaagactctgtctcaaaaaaaaaaaaaaaaaaaaaaaaaatatatatatatatatatagttcagtcttcaaaaagaaagaaatcctgtcattcgtGACAAAATGTATCactctggaggacattatgttaggtAAAATAAGCTAGGagcagaaagataaatatcataGTTCCCATTTACATGGGAAAGCTTACTAGCttatctcatagaagtaaagagtagaacagtggttactgGAGACTGGGAAAGGTAGGAGGGAGGTAAGGAATAGAGAGAGATTGcttaaaggataaaaaaaattatagctagatagaaaaaataagttctagtgttctaaaGCAGTATCAGCTAACTATAACtaacaataaattattatatatttccaAATACATTAAAGAGAGGATTTTTGAaagttcccaacacaaagaaatgataaatatttgcgCTGATGGTAtgcaattaccctgatttgatcactatatATTCATGGTGTATCACATCACCATGTATCCCAGATATGTATGATCATTAtgtgttaattttaaaatcttaaatattataaaaaataatataatcaataaTTCTGGAAGGAATTATGTGTATTTGAGAGGAGATTTGagtctcttttattttaaattatctaagtaacttaaaaattagtatctacatattattcataaattttttaataagttttaaaacttttaatttcacCTACCTGATTATCATTATTTAGAAAGTCTTCAAGAACCCCTGTAGCACTCTTTGCCCTTGAAGTTTGTTGAGGACTATCATCAGAGTTAACAGGAATAGGAGATTTGCTAAACAGGATTTAAAGGATGCAAGATAGTAATTATGTTCCCAATTTCTAAAAAGTAAACAGTACATGATTTAAGAATTCTCATTTAAATACAAGTAATCACCAAGAAATAATCATCATGGATATGATCCATATTAATGTTGTATGGTAATTCCCTTACCTTCTCCCTAAACTGATACCAGAATCCAACCCCTTCTTATCTCCCTGCTTCTCTTTTCAAGTTTTAAGtaaacactatgaagaaactgaagatatCAGCATTCAGCTAAACAAGGCCTGAACTATAGACTATGCTCCACAAGTTCACCTTGTTTGAAATAAACAGTACATTTTTCCAATTAAACATTGTTACCAGATAATAATCAACAACCCCATGAACTATTAAAAGTTTTTACTAGAATGGCAGTTAAATGTTCTCCTACTTGAAGGCAACAGAACAGACTTCCCCTTTATAACTGGTATTAACATAAAGGACAGATTCTGGAAAAAGAATTCTGAAATTAACATTCCTGCATGCAATCTCAGTCCCACTCATTGTATGACCTTAGGTAATTTATCTGAATTTCAGTTTCAACATTTGTAGTCCCATCTATCTCACAGATATATTGCATAAACTGAATTAATTTTCTATGTACCTAGTACATTTAATAAATAcccatttttttcctgatattcACGGGGTAGTAGAGGAAAGGGTATCCccagaaaaaataagaatgttcCAAGAATCCAATTCTATTAATCACAAAAATGAATTCAACCTATTTCTCTCTTATTCTTACATCACTATAAGGTATGTTTGTAACTCAAGAACTCAGATATCTAAGaatctttttttaacatttacacAATGCTGATGTTTTTCTTAATAAGCATGCTTCTTTATTGACATATTTGATTTCTAATTCACAAGCTCTTTCATACTGTCAGGTAGTCCTTTCTCCGATTCTTTACTAACACTTTGTAGATCTGCCCATCTGTTATTAAAAAACATTTACCACACTGTTGAAGACGGGTAAAGAGTACATAGAGGTTCATTATGTTATTCTACTTTCGTAATTTATTTGAGCTTTTCCataatagctgttttaaaaaagcaatgatctgattgtggttttgctCTACCACTTAAAATACTACCTTGAGTACTcctattccattttgtttttgatGACAGGTTGATAATAATTTGTCAATCTCAAACTGAGATCTATTCCTTCTCAGCAATTCATCACTAGTTTTATCTACAAACATTCCCATCACAATATAAATTCAGTCTTCCAAATTGAATTGTTATATGCAAGGTACTCAGCCAAACTATTGATAGTATTAATTATACAAGTTAGAAGTTACAttatcaaattataaaatacattaagtacattcaaaaATTTTAAGCACCTCTGATACTACTTGCTTGCCCATTTTGGTTCCAATTAAAATCAAAGTATTGCAGCTATGATACTTTATTAATACACAGAACAAGTGATAAAATAAGCAACTAGGAAACAAGAAGGATAAGAGAAGTTAAGCATTACATGAACTCATTATCAACctaagtttaaatatatatatctcaacatatatatgaaatatatgatatatatgtgatatatatgaaatatatatggaGAAATTAAgctaaaaggagaaaacaaaatattctagATAATCATCATCACTACTAAAATTTATAAGAGAGCTCATTCTAGGTCAGAAactttatattcattttctagtcaaattaatcctcacaataaccctgaaGCAGACATTATTTCTCCATCTTTAAAGTTTAGAGAAGTCAAGTAAATTGTACAAGGCCATAGGTAGGCTTCTAAATTGGAATTATAGTCAATGTCTACATTCTGAAAACAGACAATCAactgagaataaaaaaaaagaatccaggaaCTAATAGACTCTGTCTATAACAGAATGAAAGTTTAGACAACTAAAGATAATAAATTATCAAAGCCTAAGGCATGATATGGGGTTAGCAATAAGGCATTTCTGATAATAAAAAATGTACCATCATTTAAGGAAAACAACAACTAAAAGGGAAAGTAAAATGTAAACAataagaaatctgtaactctaggccgggcacagtggctcaagcctgtaatcccagcactttgggaggccgaggcaggaggatcacgaggtcaggagttcgagaccagcctggccaacatggtgaaaccccgtctctactaaaactacaaaaattagctgggcatggtggtgcaggcctgtaatcccagctactggggaggctgaggcaggagggcaggagaatggcttgaacccaggaagcggaggttgcagtgagccgagatggtgccactgcattccagcctgggtgacagaacaagactccatctcaaaaaaaaaaaaaaaaaaaaagaaatttgtaactCCATTATATGGAGAGAATATAGAGGAACAGAGGAAAAGCTTTaagtcagaagaaaataacaagaaTTTCATAACCCTACTCTGCAAAATAATTGTTTCTGGTTCTAATCCCTCATATTAAGATGcttatcaatattttataatgaaacaaaatgaacacGTAACCAAGACAGATGTTATATAAAGTACCTAAGGTTATGAAACATCATACCATCTTGTGGTAATAAAcgaaaaatgaaatttaaagcaaGTAACACAAAGCTATGTTCTATGGAATTACAATATTATTAATCAccattcatttaaatataaatcagatattcacatgacatttttcatttggaaaactaAACAGTTTTTCCATTGTCACTTACTTACAAAGTAACAGGAATATTTTCCCATGATCTTTCTGCTTCAAGTTTATCTAATGAGCAAGGACTGTCATCCTTTTTCATGGACTTTGGTAATTCTTCAGTACACTGCTCTAGATTTCTCTTGGCCTTCAAGATAAGCAATTCAATTTTGTCACCTAATTGTAAAAGATGACTATtaatccttaaagaaaaaaattaatgtaaagcATAGCAAGATCTCACAAAGTCAACAAGAGTTCTGATCATTTGGAATGTACATTCATCTATAACAGCAAATTATGTTACAATGTGACATctcaagcaaagaaaaaaatgggagaaaagacATATTCTAGGTACAAAATGCTGTATGTGAAGattataagcattttaaaaagatgtatgacatgaaaacaaaacataaaagctCCCAGATATCACATCAACTTACAGCATttcttttggtttaaaaaaaaagaaaaagaactataaGCTATAAACAAAGTATTACCACTGAATGGCTTTGTGGATTGTCCTGGGAGAAGTGGATTCTCACATTCACATTGACTATGTTCAAAATCACATTTGTATTCATTAACTAATTCTTTATCATCGCTCAAGGAATTTGAAAAGTTTGAGGGTTCAAAAGCATATTCAAAACAATCTAATTTATTCATAAGCTGAGAAGTTCCTTGTGCCTGATGACTGTGTCTATGGGAACACTGatcatctttaaatatttgacaaaCCCTTTGACTATTTGCATCAGG
It encodes:
- the C18H18orf54 gene encoding lung adenoma susceptibility protein 2 homolog isoform X3, giving the protein MNTNVILNIVNVNVRIHFSQDNPQSHSVAKRNLEQCTEELPKSMKKDDSPCSLDKLEAERSWENIPVTFKSPIPVNSDDSPQQTSRAKSATGVLEDFLNNDNQSCTLSGGKHHGPVEALKQMLFNLQAVQERFNQNKATEPKEEIKQVSEDDFSKLQLKESMIPITRSLQKALHHLSRLRDLVDDTNGEQSPKM